The following proteins come from a genomic window of Alphaproteobacteria bacterium:
- a CDS encoding AAA family ATPase, with the protein MSIEITPAFEKAMQLMEQGNENVFITGKAGTGKSTLLKHFKEHTSKNIVLLAPTGVAAVNIGGQTIHSFFKFQPSTTLNTVRRYTGKPSENIYKKIDAMVIDEISMVRADLLDCIDRSMRLNGRDPKLPFGGVQLIFFGDMYQLPPVVPHMERHLFENYYKSPYFFSAGAFQDVAFEKVELDKIYRQQDQKFIDLLNSIRGGQCSSEDLRLVNQRLDLDFRVTPDNPYIYLTPRNQKATEVNEHMLNQLKARTHSFEAEIKGKFGKEYYPAPFELQLKEGARVMMTNNDANKRWTNGTMGTVMRIQPKAIQVKLDNGEFYDVKQHTWEITKFILEDGRIDAAPIGRFKQFPMMLAWAMTIHKSQGKTFDKVLLDLEHGAFSPGQVYVALSRCTSLEGIVLTRPIQQRNIWVDQVVEKFIAS; encoded by the coding sequence ATGTCTATAGAAATCACCCCTGCTTTTGAAAAAGCCATGCAATTGATGGAACAGGGCAATGAAAATGTTTTTATCACAGGGAAAGCTGGCACAGGGAAATCTACCTTGCTTAAGCATTTCAAAGAGCATACCAGTAAGAACATAGTGTTATTAGCGCCAACAGGTGTAGCAGCTGTGAATATTGGAGGGCAAACGATCCACTCTTTTTTTAAGTTTCAGCCATCAACGACACTCAATACGGTGCGTCGATATACAGGCAAGCCATCTGAAAATATCTATAAGAAAATTGATGCAATGGTGATTGATGAAATTTCTATGGTGCGTGCAGATCTTTTAGATTGCATTGATAGATCTATGCGTTTAAATGGTCGAGATCCAAAGCTGCCGTTTGGCGGTGTGCAGCTGATCTTTTTTGGAGATATGTATCAATTGCCCCCGGTTGTACCGCATATGGAGCGACATCTTTTTGAAAATTACTATAAAAGCCCATACTTTTTTTCTGCAGGTGCGTTTCAAGATGTGGCATTTGAAAAAGTTGAGTTAGACAAAATTTACCGTCAACAAGATCAGAAATTTATTGATTTATTGAATTCTATTAGAGGTGGGCAGTGTTCAAGTGAAGATTTACGCTTGGTAAATCAAAGATTAGATTTGGATTTTAGAGTTACGCCAGATAATCCTTATATTTATCTCACACCTAGAAACCAAAAAGCTACAGAAGTGAACGAACATATGTTAAATCAACTCAAAGCTAGAACGCATTCGTTTGAAGCAGAGATCAAGGGAAAGTTCGGCAAAGAATATTATCCCGCACCTTTTGAATTGCAATTGAAAGAGGGTGCGCGCGTTATGATGACAAATAATGATGCTAACAAACGCTGGACAAATGGCACAATGGGCACGGTGATGCGCATTCAGCCCAAAGCAATTCAAGTGAAGTTAGACAATGGCGAGTTTTATGATGTGAAACAACATACGTGGGAAATCACCAAATTTATTTTGGAAGATGGGCGCATTGACGCAGCTCCTATCGGGAGATTCAAGCAATTTCCTATGATGTTAGCTTGGGCGATGACAATTCACAAAAGCCAAGGCAAAACCTTTGATAAAGTCCTGCTGGATCTTGAGCATGGGGCATTTTCTCCCGGGCAAGTTTATGTGGCGTTGAGCCGTTGTACGTCTTTGGAAGGGATTGTTTTAACGCGCCCGATTCAACAAAGGAATATTTGGGTGGATCAGGTGGTTGAGAAGTTTATTGCGTCCTAA
- a CDS encoding histidine phosphatase family protein, whose protein sequence is MSIISQTRAESTQRGNFRRVLARVKSAFDELIEMHKDFLIVAHGAVFIALKMAGVQSNIEHLDHCTLIEFEHFGDFWRAVKYE, encoded by the coding sequence ATTTCAATCATATCTCAAACAAGGGCTGAGTCCACCCAACGGGGAAACTTTAGAAGAGTTTTAGCGCGAGTAAAATCTGCTTTTGATGAACTTATTGAGATGCATAAAGACTTTCTAATAGTTGCACATGGGGCTGTGTTCATAGCATTGAAGATGGCGGGGGTGCAATCAAATATTGAACATTTAGATCATTGTACATTAATTGAATTTGAGCACTTTGGTGATTTCTGGCGAGCGGTGAAATATGAATAA
- a CDS encoding histidine phosphatase family protein, producing MKFYYMRHGETEWNALKKMQGGNVDTLLNNKGRQQAQIIEETVFQLPIKKILHSPLKRAQETAEIVNRRANHPMEIALGFKESNLGDWSGISHEEFQSYLKQGLSPPNGETLEEF from the coding sequence ATGAAGTTTTACTATATGCGGCATGGCGAAACAGAGTGGAATGCTTTAAAGAAGATGCAAGGCGGAAATGTTGACACTCTGCTTAACAATAAAGGTAGGCAACAAGCTCAAATCATTGAAGAGACGGTGTTTCAGCTGCCTATAAAAAAGATTTTGCACTCTCCCCTAAAGCGTGCGCAAGAGACAGCGGAAATTGTCAACAGAAGAGCAAATCATCCTATGGAGATTGCTCTCGGATTTAAAGAAAGTAATCTTGGAGATTGGTCCGGCATTTCTCATGAAGAATTTCAATCATATCTCAAACAAGGGCTGAGTCCACCCAACGGGGAAACTTTAGAAGAGTTTTAG
- a CDS encoding NUDIX domain-containing protein, producing the protein MRYHINPHLILEKENKVLLLHRTNTGVCDNLWCTPTGAIESGENPSQAIIREGAEEIGIHVQKLESVCSVFHKIHDYFDPTQPHYGMCIFFNVQEYSGDPCNKESHKHGDMQWFSLDQLPENILPVAKHGLNCFKEGVQYTEFDNFEG; encoded by the coding sequence ATGAGATATCATATTAACCCGCATTTAATCCTTGAAAAAGAAAATAAAGTTTTATTATTGCATCGCACAAATACAGGTGTGTGTGATAATTTATGGTGCACACCAACGGGCGCGATAGAGTCTGGGGAAAATCCAAGCCAGGCGATTATCAGAGAAGGTGCAGAAGAAATCGGAATACATGTGCAGAAATTAGAGTCTGTATGCTCAGTGTTTCATAAAATCCATGACTATTTTGATCCAACTCAACCGCATTATGGTATGTGTATATTTTTTAACGTTCAAGAATATTCAGGAGATCCTTGCAACAAAGAGTCGCATAAACATGGAGATATGCAATGGTTTTCTTTAGATCAATTACCAGAAAATATACTCCCTGTCGCAAAACATGGGCTCAACTGTTTTAAAGAGGGTGTGCAATATACTGAATTTGATAATTTTGAGGGATAA
- a CDS encoding GNAT family N-acetyltransferase: MIEVEAYNPKWPEIFSGEVNIIKGALGENCVAVHHIGSTSVEGLIAKPKIDIIVVVKDSSIVTEVFEKLGYTAKGELNLPLRLYFSKDEPHKINLHLFEEGDARIKLNLMFRDYLRAHPEACKEYAKLKTELLAKEESHEKGQYRLTKYTLGKNKFIKKILKVTGFDELHVAFCIHYDEWETVKNFRQKYFFDKKSIKDPYTWTFDHKDHVHFVLYKGASVIGYAHLQLWKNGRVALRIIVIDELYRTLGAGKYLLNLCERWLRQRDVKTLHIQSSPEALSFYIKHNYVEMPFDDPDGYEVDSSDIEIGKVL, encoded by the coding sequence ATGATTGAGGTAGAGGCTTATAACCCAAAATGGCCTGAGATATTTTCAGGAGAGGTGAATATTATTAAAGGTGCTTTAGGAGAGAATTGCGTTGCTGTTCATCACATTGGTTCAACTTCTGTTGAAGGGCTAATCGCTAAGCCAAAAATTGATATCATTGTTGTCGTTAAGGATAGTTCTATTGTAACCGAAGTATTTGAGAAGCTTGGATACACAGCAAAAGGTGAGTTGAATTTGCCATTGCGTTTATATTTTTCAAAAGATGAGCCTCATAAGATCAATTTACATTTATTTGAAGAGGGTGATGCGCGGATTAAATTGAATCTCATGTTTCGAGATTATCTAAGAGCGCATCCAGAGGCATGTAAAGAATATGCAAAACTTAAGACAGAGTTGTTAGCAAAAGAAGAATCGCATGAAAAAGGGCAATATCGCCTGACAAAATATACTCTTGGAAAAAACAAATTTATCAAAAAGATTTTAAAAGTGACAGGATTTGATGAATTACATGTTGCGTTTTGCATTCATTATGACGAGTGGGAAACGGTGAAGAATTTTAGGCAAAAGTATTTCTTTGATAAAAAGTCAATAAAAGATCCATATACGTGGACATTTGATCATAAAGATCATGTGCATTTTGTGCTGTATAAGGGTGCTTCAGTTATTGGGTATGCGCATCTTCAGCTTTGGAAGAACGGCAGAGTCGCCTTGCGGATTATTGTGATTGATGAGCTATATCGCACGCTTGGAGCAGGAAAGTATCTTTTAAATTTGTGTGAAAGATGGCTAAGACAACGGGACGTGAAAACTCTGCATATTCAATCCTCACCAGAAGCATTGTCATTTTATATTAAGCATAATTATGTAGAAATGCCTTTCGATGATCCGGATGGATATGAAGTAGATTCAAGTGATATTGAGATTGGGAAGGTTTTATAA
- a CDS encoding LicD family protein, whose translation MTDQTPWIPHEYVEGLPIELYQTALDFQTLADHYNIPTFAMGGTLLGAVRHGGLIPWDDDLDFFIERKHFDAIKKHILPYMEKLGYTWWYYGIDDKGNDLIERPPGSWSGFQLVTYRENKTIERHIDIFLYEGAPVSETHKQFNMGGWFTFTYANEDLSIVKRKFGDIEINTPKNYELALNANLGGDAWKTTVKKYAHHFEIKPEDKKPFETQEFLPAGPFGPLTPINKEDLEKHDIEKRNKL comes from the coding sequence ATGACAGATCAAACACCTTGGATTCCTCATGAGTATGTGGAAGGCTTACCTATAGAGCTTTATCAAACCGCTTTAGACTTTCAAACTTTAGCAGATCATTATAATATTCCTACTTTTGCCATGGGAGGAACTTTACTAGGCGCGGTGCGACATGGAGGCCTTATTCCATGGGATGATGATTTGGACTTTTTTATAGAACGAAAACATTTTGATGCCATCAAAAAACATATTTTGCCTTATATGGAAAAATTGGGTTATACATGGTGGTACTACGGCATAGATGATAAAGGAAACGACTTAATTGAACGCCCGCCAGGTAGTTGGTCAGGATTTCAATTGGTAACCTATCGCGAAAATAAAACAATTGAACGACATATAGATATATTTTTATATGAAGGCGCGCCTGTAAGTGAGACACATAAACAATTTAATATGGGCGGCTGGTTTACTTTTACCTATGCTAATGAAGATCTTTCAATTGTTAAAAGAAAATTTGGTGATATAGAAATCAACACTCCAAAAAACTATGAACTTGCACTCAACGCAAATTTGGGCGGTGATGCATGGAAAACCACTGTCAAAAAATATGCCCATCATTTTGAAATAAAGCCTGAAGATAAGAAGCCTTTTGAAACGCAAGAGTTTTTGCCAGCAGGACCATTTGGCCCCTTAACGCCTATAAACAAAGAAGATCTTGAAAAGCACGATATAGAAAAAAGAAATAAATTATGA
- a CDS encoding HAD-IIA family hydrolase: protein MIKKAIIMAAGPGTRLRPITNEKPKCMTKVNGKPILEYQLTAFENNNVSEIIIVTGYKSEVIENYIKQRKSKTPIRIIKNERHIESENVYSLWLAKKYLENVSFFCVNGDIVFSEGILTDLENDHENRLAIQKDLYLEESMKILCKNQECITYIGKDISETNSSGTSVELYFFSLKHVQNLFYHIEKNIKIHGIKIWYEVAFNQFLKTSPIYPVFVKNKWFEVDNLADLQEAEILFSINIDKILNSKVFIFDIDGTCVKDEKPIANAPKIINYLKDMGKKIYFCSNNTSISSLDMHQKLKKLGFKCDPHDVITPIQSTIFYLKSKNIKNIFVLGTSQLTSEFKKHGLIIVDNDPEMVVIGFDKTLTYSTLVQATNFINKGAPYLLTHPDISFPDKEGPTPDAGAIGYLLELVTNVQPCASLGKPSISIIETIQNIEKCNKNDITVVGDRIETDIRMAHNAQTNSTLVLSGITKREYLENETKFPDLILPDISFIESLFNKNSEIYTPH from the coding sequence ATGATAAAAAAAGCAATTATTATGGCAGCAGGTCCAGGTACACGCTTGCGCCCTATTACAAATGAAAAACCCAAATGCATGACCAAAGTCAACGGGAAGCCTATTCTTGAATATCAGCTCACAGCTTTTGAAAACAATAACGTATCTGAGATTATCATTGTAACAGGCTATAAATCAGAAGTTATAGAAAATTATATTAAGCAAAGAAAATCCAAAACTCCAATACGAATTATAAAAAATGAAAGACATATAGAAAGTGAAAATGTTTATTCATTATGGTTGGCAAAAAAATATTTAGAAAATGTGTCATTTTTTTGTGTAAATGGAGATATTGTATTTTCTGAAGGCATACTCACAGATTTGGAAAACGATCATGAAAATAGATTGGCTATTCAGAAAGATTTATACCTTGAGGAATCTATGAAAATTCTATGCAAAAACCAAGAATGCATTACTTATATCGGAAAAGATATTTCAGAAACAAACTCATCTGGCACTTCTGTCGAGCTTTATTTTTTCTCCTTAAAACATGTGCAAAACTTATTTTATCATATTGAAAAAAACATCAAGATTCATGGTATTAAAATTTGGTATGAAGTAGCATTCAATCAATTCCTCAAAACATCTCCTATTTATCCTGTCTTTGTAAAGAATAAATGGTTTGAAGTGGATAATTTAGCAGATTTGCAGGAAGCAGAAATTCTGTTTTCCATAAATATAGATAAAATTTTAAATTCTAAAGTTTTTATATTTGATATTGATGGAACATGTGTAAAGGATGAAAAACCAATTGCAAATGCGCCTAAAATTATCAACTATCTTAAGGATATGGGAAAAAAGATTTATTTTTGCAGCAATAATACATCAATTTCTAGTTTAGATATGCATCAAAAACTAAAAAAACTAGGATTTAAGTGCGACCCTCATGACGTCATCACACCAATTCAATCAACTATTTTTTATTTAAAGAGCAAAAACATAAAAAATATTTTTGTATTAGGAACATCACAATTAACATCCGAATTCAAAAAACATGGGCTTATCATTGTAGACAACGATCCTGAAATGGTTGTAATAGGATTTGACAAAACATTAACTTATTCCACACTGGTGCAAGCCACTAACTTCATCAATAAAGGCGCTCCATACTTACTAACACACCCTGACATATCTTTTCCAGATAAAGAAGGGCCTACTCCTGATGCAGGGGCTATAGGATACCTTTTAGAGCTTGTAACAAACGTACAACCTTGCGCTAGTTTAGGCAAGCCTAGTATTTCTATTATTGAAACCATCCAAAATATAGAAAAATGCAATAAAAACGACATCACAGTTGTTGGAGACAGAATAGAAACTGATATCAGAATGGCACATAACGCACAAACTAACTCTACTCTTGTGTTAAGCGGAATCACTAAAAGAGAATACCTTGAAAATGAGACAAAATTTCCAGATTTAATCTTGCCAGACATCAGTTTTATTGAAAGTTTATTCAATAAAAATAGTGAAATTTATACACCTCATTGA